The uncultured Methanomethylovorans sp. genome contains a region encoding:
- a CDS encoding sugar phosphate isomerase/epimerase family protein, translating to MQPQDFRLMRESIELAATLGSKVVVLHPGRINGKHELAFTSMISNLKELATQAANYGVMLGLENKEGTDHTNLCCQAEELVDAVEAVNSDNLKITLDIGHANLACRGNSEKLRTFAKVVAPYVVHMHDNGGRMDQ from the coding sequence ATGCAACCTCAAGATTTCAGGCTCATGAGAGAATCTATTGAACTTGCCGCCACTCTGGGCTCAAAAGTAGTTGTCTTGCACCCTGGCAGGATCAATGGAAAACATGAACTGGCATTTACAAGCATGATCTCCAACTTAAAAGAACTTGCAACACAAGCAGCAAACTATGGAGTAATGTTGGGACTTGAAAACAAGGAAGGTACAGATCATACAAACCTCTGTTGTCAAGCAGAGGAGCTTGTAGATGCAGTAGAAGCAGTGAACTCTGATAACTTAAAAATAACTCTTGATATTGGGCATGCAAACCTTGCATGTAGGGGCAACTCAGAGAAATTAAGGACTTTCGCTAAGGTGGTAGCTCCTTATGTAGTTCACATGCATGACAATGGTGGCAGAATGGACCAGTAA
- the mtrE gene encoding tetrahydromethanopterin S-methyltransferase subunit E has product MDPLIGMGALALMGAAATIAGASEDLESDIGSQSNPNSQVQLAPQMSYPHRIYNKAISGEPPSNALMCTIGGTVAYVLLNSNVSAVLALTIGSLVAAMVHGTYAVTSYMGRCSSQKRFKQMVYLDVLRSHTPPIMGYSFITTFTILVVSYIMITVFAHPFPLPLIAFIWGITVGAIGSSTGDVHYGAEREFQDVEFGAGLNTANSGKIVRKAESGLRSSMDNSWFCAKFGGPVTGISFGMTVFLSGWLTAAFDPSKGIGIAWASVIAGAIMILIFIIYNRKMELHAREAFGPYKEDKGEAA; this is encoded by the coding sequence ATGGACCCACTCATAGGTATGGGCGCGTTGGCACTAATGGGTGCTGCTGCTACAATAGCAGGTGCATCCGAAGACCTGGAATCTGATATTGGATCCCAGAGTAACCCCAACTCACAAGTGCAACTTGCGCCCCAAATGTCGTATCCACATAGGATCTATAATAAAGCTATTTCTGGAGAACCACCCTCGAATGCACTCATGTGCACTATTGGTGGAACTGTAGCTTATGTTTTGTTGAACTCCAATGTTTCTGCAGTGCTTGCCCTAACCATTGGATCATTGGTTGCAGCCATGGTACATGGAACATACGCAGTGACTTCATACATGGGTAGATGCTCAAGTCAGAAACGTTTCAAACAGATGGTTTATCTTGATGTGCTTCGTTCACACACGCCCCCTATTATGGGATACTCGTTTATAACCACGTTTACTATCCTTGTAGTATCCTACATTATGATCACTGTTTTTGCTCATCCTTTCCCGCTTCCATTAATTGCATTCATTTGGGGAATCACTGTTGGTGCAATCGGTTCATCCACCGGTGACGTTCACTATGGTGCTGAGCGTGAGTTCCAGGATGTGGAATTCGGAGCCGGTCTTAACACAGCAAACTCAGGAAAGATCGTAAGAAAAGCAGAGTCCGGTCTTAGGAGCAGTATGGATAACTCCTGGTTCTGTGCTAAATTTGGTGGACCAGTAACAGGTATCTCTTTTGGTATGACTGTGTTCCTCAGCGGATGGCTGACAGCTGCCTTTGATCCATCTAAAGGAATTGGTATTGCATGGGCATCAGTCATTGCAGGAGCTATCATGATATTAATTTTCATTATATACAACAGAAAGATGGAACTCCATGCAAGAGAGGCATTCGGACCTTATAAAGAAGACAAAGGTGAAGCGGCATGA
- the mtrD gene encoding tetrahydromethanopterin S-methyltransferase subunit D, with translation MIDIVGILTANLLYILFITLGGILISVSVHFVPVGGAPAAMAQACGIGTGTVQLAAGAGLTGLVVAGSMMAVIPDNLPLIVASGAVGGMIMMSVTMIVGNWVYFYGVGCPAASAKVKYDPITKDRQDLYISQGTEGHAIPTVSFVSGVIGAALGGLGGALVYYALLKVPTGLTPTNLVGLAAMYAVGIFFVNAVIPSYNIGGTIEGFHDPKFKKWPKAAITSLVVTLLCAVFAVISIGGV, from the coding sequence ATGATCGATATAGTAGGAATACTTACAGCTAACTTGCTGTATATACTATTCATAACACTTGGAGGCATCCTGATTTCAGTTAGTGTTCACTTTGTGCCTGTGGGCGGTGCTCCTGCAGCAATGGCTCAGGCATGTGGTATTGGAACAGGTACTGTTCAGCTGGCCGCAGGTGCAGGTCTTACAGGACTTGTCGTCGCCGGCTCAATGATGGCTGTTATTCCTGATAACCTTCCATTGATAGTTGCTTCCGGTGCAGTAGGCGGTATGATAATGATGTCTGTCACTATGATCGTAGGTAACTGGGTATACTTCTATGGAGTAGGCTGCCCCGCAGCATCAGCAAAAGTTAAATACGACCCAATTACAAAGGACAGGCAAGACCTCTACATATCCCAAGGTACAGAAGGCCATGCTATTCCAACCGTTTCATTCGTAAGCGGTGTTATCGGAGCTGCACTTGGTGGACTTGGCGGTGCTCTTGTATACTACGCACTTTTGAAGGTTCCCACAGGACTTACTCCAACAAACCTTGTAGGTCTTGCTGCAATGTATGCAGTGGGTATATTCTTCGTGAACGCGGTTATTCCTTCCTATAACATAGGAGGAACTATCGAAGGTTTCCATGATCCTAAGTTCAAGAAGTGGCCAAAAGCAGCAATTACCTCATTGGTTGTAACTCTGCTCTGTGCCGTATTTGCAGTTATTAGTATTGGAGGTGTCTAA
- the mtrC gene encoding tetrahydromethanopterin S-methyltransferase subunit C — protein sequence MSGGGTGGAHAAIDQNKLIAFGVIGAFVGIYAAYFLSGVAGGALSVLGGLGAVCATIWGAAAVRRVASYGLGTGVPSIGMLALGMGVVAAMFGLGIGGIAGPVVAAIVAAFIGFVIGVFANKTLGMNIPVMVQSMTEIAVSGTLLIIGLSVAMTGTFMFDVVLSKVIATGYIAVIYIAGGMAMLHPFNANLGPDERQDRTLYCALEKSGISVLIAGIVALVAFNPSAGMVTILVGIFTWYIGFTGFYTRVKRDAYKVVGTGMLPTEEELQ from the coding sequence ATGTCCGGAGGAGGAACTGGAGGAGCTCATGCAGCTATTGACCAGAACAAGCTCATCGCCTTTGGTGTCATAGGTGCCTTTGTTGGAATATACGCAGCTTATTTCCTGTCCGGTGTTGCAGGAGGAGCATTATCAGTGCTCGGTGGCCTCGGTGCCGTATGCGCCACAATATGGGGTGCTGCAGCCGTTAGAAGAGTAGCAAGCTACGGTCTTGGTACTGGTGTGCCTTCTATTGGTATGCTGGCTCTGGGTATGGGTGTAGTTGCTGCAATGTTCGGTCTTGGGATCGGAGGAATTGCAGGACCTGTAGTTGCCGCGATAGTAGCAGCTTTTATTGGTTTTGTCATTGGTGTCTTTGCTAACAAGACTCTTGGTATGAATATACCTGTCATGGTTCAGTCAATGACAGAAATAGCCGTATCAGGTACACTCTTAATTATAGGACTCAGCGTTGCAATGACAGGCACTTTCATGTTTGATGTGGTGCTTTCAAAGGTAATAGCCACCGGTTATATTGCAGTGATCTACATTGCAGGCGGTATGGCTATGCTTCATCCATTCAATGCAAACCTTGGACCTGATGAAAGGCAGGACAGGACACTATACTGCGCACTAGAGAAAAGTGGCATATCAGTTCTTATTGCAGGAATAGTAGCACTTGTGGCATTTAATCCATCTGCCGGTATGGTCACTATTCTGGTAGGCATATTCACCTGGTACATTGGCTTTACAGGTTTCTATACAAGGGTCAAGAGAGATGCTTACAAGGTTGTAGGAACAGGAATGTTGCCAACTGAGGAGGAATTGCAATGA
- a CDS encoding tetrahydromethanopterin S-methyltransferase subunit B, which translates to MSMVHAAPEVHLVLDPLSSLLAEERPDIIQYSMDPIMAKLDELDKIADDLVNSLAPDRPLMNSFPGRENTSYLAGIYGNSFYGIIVGLGVAGLLLIVLYVLTSVGVM; encoded by the coding sequence ATGAGCATGGTACATGCAGCACCTGAAGTTCATTTGGTGCTTGATCCATTGAGTTCTTTATTGGCAGAGGAACGCCCTGACATTATACAATACTCAATGGACCCAATAATGGCAAAGCTCGATGAGCTTGATAAAATAGCAGATGATCTGGTGAACTCCCTTGCACCTGACAGACCACTTATGAACTCATTCCCAGGCCGTGAGAATACATCATATCTCGCTGGTATATACGGGAATTCTTTCTACGGAATAATTGTAGGTCTTGGAGTTGCAGGTCTGCTATTGATCGTATTGTATGTGCTAACATCGGTGGGAGTGATGTAA
- the mtrA gene encoding tetrahydromethanopterin S-methyltransferase subunit A, whose amino-acid sequence MVDKREPAPQWPVLKGEYEVGDVKNCVAVITLGSHLPGGPMLAAGACIAGPCKTENLGIEKVVVHIISNPNIRYLLVTGSEVKGHITGDSMLALHKNGVKDNRIVGAIGAIPYIENLTAEAVERFQKQVEAVNFIGTEDVNAIVAKIKEYAAKDPGAYDADPMILKVGGSEGEEKTEAGGLKPMAAELATVRSRILAINREMMGIGNLNKFHAGVHAGKVEGIMIGLGITLTLLGLLLGGN is encoded by the coding sequence ATGGTAGATAAAAGAGAACCAGCACCACAGTGGCCTGTACTTAAAGGTGAATATGAAGTAGGAGATGTAAAGAACTGTGTTGCAGTCATCACCCTGGGTTCACACCTGCCGGGCGGTCCAATGCTGGCTGCAGGTGCCTGTATTGCTGGTCCCTGTAAGACAGAGAACCTGGGTATAGAGAAGGTAGTTGTACACATAATTTCCAACCCTAACATAAGGTATCTCCTTGTAACCGGTTCCGAGGTCAAAGGACACATTACCGGTGACTCAATGTTGGCTCTGCATAAAAATGGTGTCAAGGACAACAGGATCGTTGGTGCTATAGGTGCTATTCCATATATCGAGAACCTTACGGCTGAAGCTGTCGAGAGGTTCCAGAAACAGGTAGAAGCTGTTAATTTCATAGGAACAGAAGATGTCAATGCAATAGTAGCAAAGATAAAAGAATATGCTGCAAAAGATCCTGGTGCTTATGATGCTGATCCTATGATCCTTAAGGTAGGAGGATCCGAAGGAGAAGAGAAAACAGAGGCAGGCGGCCTAAAACCAATGGCTGCAGAGTTGGCTACTGTAAGAAGCCGTATACTTGCCATCAACAGAGAAATGATGGGTATCGGTAACCTCAACAAGTTCCATGCTGGTGTACATGCCGGTAAAGTCGAAGGTATAATGATCGGTTTGGGCATTACTTTGACACTACTCGGTCTGCTACTGGGAGGTAACTAA
- a CDS encoding tetrahydromethanopterin S-methyltransferase subunit F has product MAEEFEYGKGVPMVIEPQMGPIDGVVADVRARAQLIARNQKLDSGVAAAGIVGFAAGFIFAILMAVVLPLIIWQVIY; this is encoded by the coding sequence ATGGCTGAAGAATTTGAATACGGGAAAGGTGTCCCTATGGTCATTGAGCCTCAGATGGGGCCCATTGATGGTGTTGTAGCGGATGTAAGGGCCCGTGCGCAGCTTATTGCAAGGAACCAGAAGCTTGATTCTGGTGTAGCTGCAGCAGGAATAGTTGGGTTTGCTGCTGGATTTATATTTGCCATTCTGATGGCAGTAGTTCTCCCATTGATTATCTGGCAGGTGATTTACTAA
- the mtrG gene encoding tetrahydromethanopterin S-methyltransferase subunit G: MTDRSDRVPSVVVDPADFAEVLTRLNKIDEKIEFVHSEVAQRIGKKVGRDIGILYGAVAGILIFLVYLSIRPWLFG; this comes from the coding sequence ATGACTGACAGAAGCGATAGAGTACCAAGTGTGGTTGTAGACCCTGCAGATTTCGCTGAAGTGTTAACGAGACTTAACAAGATAGATGAGAAGATAGAGTTCGTTCACAGTGAAGTTGCACAGAGAATAGGTAAGAAAGTAGGAAGGGACATTGGAATACTGTATGGAGCCGTTGCTGGAATACTAATATTCCTTGTTTACTTGTCAATAAGACCGTGGTTGTTTGGATAA
- the mtrH gene encoding tetrahydromethanopterin S-methyltransferase subunit H, with translation MFRFDKKQEVFEVGNVKFGGQPGEYPTVLIGTMFYGRHKIVSDEDKGIFDKAAADKLWHDIEAMGAVTGNPYVNQIVGETPEAIKKYIDWFIEIDDKTPFLIDSSAGSVRAAAAEYVTEIGVAKRAIYNSINGSIDATEIEAIADSDIDAAIVLAFNATDPTLKGKMEILEVGGPGQDKGMLQVAKECGITKPIIDVAAMPLGAGAGPSMRMVVAVKGHLGLPVGGGFHNIASAWDWMKKYKKTFATKEEKQAIYMPSDIGTNLVPQALGCDYVLYGPIENTNMVFPAVAMVDLMLGETAKELGLEIKDPNHPIYKLV, from the coding sequence ATGTTCAGATTTGATAAAAAGCAAGAGGTATTCGAAGTAGGCAACGTCAAGTTCGGTGGCCAGCCAGGCGAATATCCAACAGTACTTATTGGAACTATGTTCTATGGAAGACACAAGATCGTGTCTGATGAAGACAAAGGTATCTTCGACAAAGCAGCTGCAGATAAACTGTGGCATGATATCGAAGCAATGGGCGCAGTTACAGGTAACCCATATGTGAACCAGATCGTGGGAGAAACACCTGAAGCTATAAAGAAGTACATCGACTGGTTTATAGAGATCGATGATAAGACCCCATTCCTCATCGACTCATCTGCCGGTTCAGTACGTGCAGCCGCTGCAGAATACGTTACAGAGATAGGAGTTGCAAAGAGAGCTATCTACAACTCTATCAATGGAAGTATCGATGCAACCGAGATCGAAGCCATCGCAGACAGTGATATTGATGCAGCTATTGTGCTTGCATTCAATGCAACTGACCCAACCCTCAAGGGAAAGATGGAGATTCTGGAAGTCGGCGGTCCTGGACAGGACAAGGGTATGCTGCAGGTCGCAAAGGAATGCGGTATCACAAAACCCATCATTGATGTAGCAGCAATGCCTCTTGGTGCTGGTGCTGGTCCATCCATGAGAATGGTCGTAGCTGTAAAAGGACACCTTGGTCTGCCTGTTGGCGGAGGATTCCACAACATCGCATCAGCATGGGACTGGATGAAGAAGTACAAGAAAACCTTTGCCACAAAGGAAGAGAAACAGGCAATCTACATGCCATCTGATATAGGAACCAACCTCGTTCCACAGGCATTGGGATGCGACTACGTGCTCTACGGTCCGATCGAGAACACAAACATGGTTTTCCCTGCAGTAGCAATGGTAGACCTCATGCTCGGAGAGACTGCAAAAGAGCTGGGACTTGAGATCAAGGATCCCAACCACCCAATATACAAACTGGTATAA
- a CDS encoding DUF1894 domain-containing protein translates to MSGNMSRSSCSKNIPYEILVSGVTPSQSEKYIVENSDKVFHVPGGYHIKGMKLIGSEKIPVGVKGKDVIFQFIKPCFGIFVLKMTDAQDEIDKLQKEF, encoded by the coding sequence ATGAGTGGTAACATGTCGAGATCATCTTGTTCAAAAAATATACCTTACGAAATCCTGGTTAGTGGGGTTACTCCCTCACAAAGCGAAAAATACATAGTAGAAAACTCGGACAAAGTATTCCACGTACCTGGAGGATACCATATAAAGGGTATGAAACTTATTGGATCTGAAAAGATTCCTGTAGGAGTAAAAGGAAAAGATGTAATATTCCAATTCATAAAGCCTTGTTTTGGAATTTTTGTACTTAAGATGACAGATGCACAAGATGAGATTGATAAGCTGCAAAAAGAGTTCTGA
- the purM gene encoding phosphoribosylformylglycinamidine cyclo-ligase produces the protein MSEKHLTYAESGVDIKKEESTIRALTSKMTYVRKGLGAPLTNIGHYAGLLDFGEHALAMTTDGVGSKVLIANAIKKWDTVGIDCIAMNVNDILAIGAEPVAFVDYLALEGHDEAFATQIGEGLRKGAEFSRMSIVGGETATLPDIIKGFDLAGTCLGIVKKEKVITGEKVQVGDVLVGIPSSGIHSNGYSLVRKIVEGSGYSYEDPFPCNTSTTIGEELIIPTRIYMEVLDVVKECDVHGLAHITGSGLLKLQRITNLGFDISDPIEPNDVFKFLQKEGNVDELEMYKTFNMGMGFLIVIPEKDAAKAVELTGGKIVGKIINSGIKVKELIIV, from the coding sequence ATGAGTGAAAAGCATCTCACATACGCAGAATCTGGCGTGGATATTAAAAAAGAGGAGAGCACCATAAGGGCTCTTACCAGTAAAATGACCTATGTTCGCAAAGGTCTAGGCGCTCCGCTGACAAATATAGGCCATTATGCAGGTCTGCTGGATTTTGGAGAACATGCACTTGCAATGACAACTGATGGAGTTGGTTCAAAAGTACTCATTGCAAATGCAATTAAAAAATGGGATACAGTTGGAATAGACTGCATTGCCATGAATGTTAACGATATACTGGCCATTGGAGCTGAACCTGTAGCTTTTGTTGATTATCTTGCTCTTGAAGGCCATGATGAAGCATTTGCAACTCAAATCGGTGAAGGATTGAGAAAAGGTGCAGAGTTTTCCCGCATGTCCATAGTAGGCGGTGAGACTGCTACTCTCCCAGATATCATAAAGGGTTTTGATCTTGCAGGCACATGCCTCGGAATTGTAAAAAAGGAGAAAGTGATCACCGGCGAAAAAGTTCAGGTTGGTGATGTACTTGTAGGTATACCCAGCAGCGGAATACATAGCAATGGTTATTCTCTGGTACGTAAGATTGTAGAAGGATCAGGATATTCTTATGAGGATCCATTCCCATGCAATACTTCTACAACAATTGGTGAAGAGTTGATCATTCCTACCAGAATATACATGGAAGTACTTGATGTGGTAAAGGAATGTGATGTGCACGGGCTGGCTCACATCACAGGAAGTGGCCTCTTAAAACTCCAAAGGATCACTAACCTCGGATTCGATATTTCTGACCCCATCGAACCCAACGATGTCTTTAAGTTCCTTCAGAAAGAAGGCAATGTGGATGAGCTGGAAATGTATAAGACATTCAACATGGGAATGGGCTTTTTGATAGTTATTCCAGAAAAAGATGCTGCAAAGGCAGTTGAACTTACAGGTGGTAAAATCGTAGGAAAAATTATAAACTCTGGGATTAAAGTAAAAGAACTCATAATAGTATGA
- a CDS encoding aspartate kinase has protein sequence MKFGGTSVANGEKIRHVATLLKGFHDKGDKLVAVTSALGGITDGLLGTAKDVSKNSNVSQVKEFIADITKKHYDAIHAAIDDEMIISETIEVIDLRLDELEKALIGICYLGELTPRSIDYISSYGERLAAPIVSGSIRSLGIDSEWFTGGGAGIVTDDNYGNARPLEKTYDLINERLSPLLDCSIVTVVTGFIAENETGIITTLGRSGSDFSASIIGAAVHADEIWLWKEVHGIMTSDPKIVPEAKPLAQISYIEAMELSYFGAKVLHPRTIEPAIKHRIPVRVKNTFEPSFEGTLIVADQVPSQDVVKAVTLIKNVALINICGAGMMGTIGTAARVFTSLAKAGVNIIMISQGSSEANMSLVVMEEQLETAVNAVHSEFNRDVVGDVIYDRDICAVAVVGAGMDGTPGVAGRVFGILGKAKVNVIMISQGSSQHNISFAVSSKDAINAVRALHREFTEGCQ, from the coding sequence ATGAAATTTGGTGGTACCTCCGTAGCAAATGGAGAAAAGATCCGTCATGTTGCTACGCTTCTGAAAGGCTTCCATGACAAAGGTGACAAGCTTGTTGCAGTCACATCCGCACTTGGTGGCATTACAGATGGGCTTTTGGGAACAGCAAAAGATGTTTCAAAGAACAGTAACGTCTCTCAGGTCAAGGAATTTATAGCGGATATCACTAAAAAGCATTATGATGCCATACATGCTGCGATAGATGACGAAATGATTATCTCCGAAACTATAGAGGTAATAGATCTACGGTTAGATGAACTGGAAAAAGCTCTGATAGGGATATGTTATCTAGGAGAACTTACTCCGCGTTCCATAGATTATATTTCTTCTTATGGAGAAAGGCTTGCTGCACCCATAGTAAGTGGTTCCATCAGATCTCTTGGTATTGATTCTGAATGGTTTACCGGTGGAGGCGCCGGTATCGTCACAGATGACAATTATGGGAATGCACGGCCCCTTGAAAAAACCTATGACTTAATTAATGAAAGATTATCCCCTTTACTTGACTGTTCAATAGTAACTGTTGTCACTGGTTTCATTGCAGAGAACGAGACAGGAATTATTACAACTCTTGGAAGAAGCGGTTCTGATTTCTCAGCCTCAATAATTGGAGCAGCAGTCCATGCCGATGAGATATGGTTGTGGAAAGAAGTGCATGGAATAATGACTTCTGATCCAAAAATAGTGCCTGAAGCAAAGCCTTTGGCCCAGATATCATATATCGAAGCTATGGAGCTCTCATATTTTGGTGCAAAGGTACTGCACCCCAGGACAATAGAACCAGCTATAAAACACAGGATACCAGTAAGAGTGAAAAATACTTTTGAGCCCTCCTTTGAAGGTACTCTTATAGTAGCTGACCAGGTACCAAGCCAGGATGTGGTAAAAGCCGTGACGCTTATCAAAAACGTGGCCTTGATAAACATTTGTGGTGCAGGTATGATGGGTACTATCGGCACAGCTGCCAGAGTGTTCACAAGCCTTGCAAAAGCGGGAGTAAATATAATTATGATTAGTCAGGGCTCTTCAGAAGCAAATATGTCCCTGGTTGTTATGGAAGAGCAACTGGAAACTGCGGTCAATGCTGTACACTCCGAGTTCAACAGAGATGTAGTAGGAGATGTTATTTATGACCGTGATATATGTGCTGTAGCAGTCGTGGGTGCGGGTATGGATGGCACTCCAGGAGTTGCTGGCAGGGTCTTTGGTATACTAGGCAAAGCGAAGGTAAATGTGATAATGATAAGCCAGGGCTCATCACAGCACAACATATCCTTTGCTGTTAGCTCAAAGGATGCAATTAATGCCGTGAGGGCATTACATCGTGAATTTACTGAGGGTTGTCAATGA
- a CDS encoding S-layer protein domain-containing protein, producing MGYIRFVFICAIVMMFLLSSPVHCATEKEKALIYYSEDTLTAGDIVQLEQGYSFKLVDANEDSGDILVKVYHNGKEIEVGNAFGDEDSPFEYIITIKEVGDDEETEEIDYAVIRITPVDFDKKDDSISVEMEIEQFLDPEQDDDDFLTLDSSRSVKVEETLSLDEGYTLSASDMEDDSVILELSKDGKSLKKEELEIDDIFSYSKTEGDSTRTIFIARVSKFFESSTGSTVILKDVTQRPDLEEDETKKLSGNISENKSNETLPLMSIPDSINNKVGINSTSVAESTQNSASSINEGNDTETDQVNTNSFMPILFLVIIITGFAIWKFS from the coding sequence ATGGGATATATACGTTTTGTGTTCATTTGTGCAATCGTAATGATGTTTCTGCTATCTTCCCCAGTACATTGTGCCACTGAGAAGGAAAAAGCACTTATATATTACTCAGAGGATACCCTTACTGCAGGCGATATTGTACAGTTGGAACAAGGTTATTCATTCAAGCTTGTCGATGCCAATGAAGACTCGGGGGATATATTAGTAAAAGTGTATCACAATGGCAAAGAAATAGAAGTAGGAAATGCTTTTGGAGATGAAGATAGCCCCTTTGAGTACATAATCACTATAAAAGAAGTGGGTGATGACGAAGAGACTGAAGAGATCGACTATGCAGTAATCAGGATCACACCTGTGGATTTTGATAAAAAAGATGATTCCATCTCCGTGGAGATGGAAATAGAACAGTTCCTCGATCCTGAGCAGGATGATGATGATTTCCTTACATTGGACTCTTCAAGGTCTGTGAAGGTAGAAGAAACACTTTCCCTTGATGAAGGCTATACACTGAGTGCAAGTGATATGGAAGATGATTCAGTGATACTTGAACTGAGCAAAGATGGTAAATCGCTGAAGAAAGAAGAACTTGAAATTGATGATATATTCAGTTACTCCAAAACAGAAGGCGATAGCACAAGGACCATATTCATAGCAAGGGTGAGTAAATTTTTTGAATCTTCAACTGGTTCCACTGTGATCCTTAAGGATGTAACCCAGAGACCAGACTTAGAAGAAGATGAAACTAAAAAACTATCAGGAAATATATCCGAAAATAAAAGTAATGAGACACTGCCCTTGATGTCAATACCTGATAGCATCAATAATAAGGTCGGTATAAACTCCACCAGTGTTGCAGAAAGTACACAGAATTCCGCATCATCCATAAATGAAGGAAATGATACTGAAACTGATCAAGTGAATACTAACAGTTTCATGCCAATACTATTCTTAGTAATCATAATAACAGGATTTGCGATCTGGAAGTTCAGCTGA
- a CDS encoding cofactor-independent phosphoglycerate mutase, producing MKYVILIGDGMADEPLAELGGKTVLQKAKTPNMDYIAAQGRAGLAQTVPEEMHPGSDVANMSIVGYDPKKYYSGRAPLEAASMGIQLDADDVAFRCNLITIENGLIADYSSGHISSEEASELIKSVDTKLGKDGVSFYPGISYRHLMVTKNNFGAKTECTPPHDVIGEKKSDYMPKGKDSKTLCELIDSSMHILEQHPVNLKRIAAGKKPGNSIWLWGQGGAPAFPLFKDLYGKTGAIISAVDLVKGIGIYAGFDIINVPGATGYLDTNYKGKAEYALEALKNHDFVIVHVEAPDEAGHMGDTKAKIQAIEDFDEKVVGTVLQGTKTMEEDVTILVMPDHPTPVHLRTHTSEPIPFAIYSTNEKQPDNARAFNEVDVRAGSYGVVYAADLVKTMLQRHI from the coding sequence ATGAAATATGTAATACTGATTGGAGACGGTATGGCAGATGAACCCCTTGCTGAGCTGGGAGGAAAAACTGTACTCCAGAAGGCAAAAACACCCAATATGGACTACATTGCTGCTCAAGGAAGAGCAGGATTAGCCCAGACTGTTCCTGAAGAGATGCATCCTGGAAGTGATGTTGCCAACATGTCCATTGTAGGATATGATCCTAAAAAGTATTACTCAGGCCGTGCTCCCCTTGAAGCTGCCAGTATGGGTATTCAACTGGATGCTGATGATGTGGCTTTCAGATGTAACCTTATTACCATAGAGAATGGTTTAATCGCTGACTACAGTTCTGGCCATATTTCCAGTGAAGAGGCCAGTGAACTAATAAAGTCTGTAGATACAAAGTTAGGCAAAGACGGGGTAAGTTTCTATCCTGGTATCAGCTACAGGCACCTTATGGTAACAAAGAATAACTTTGGTGCAAAGACCGAATGCACTCCTCCTCATGATGTAATAGGCGAGAAAAAGAGCGATTACATGCCAAAAGGCAAGGATAGTAAAACATTGTGTGAATTGATAGACTCCTCTATGCATATCCTTGAGCAGCATCCCGTGAATCTTAAAAGGATAGCAGCAGGCAAAAAGCCAGGTAATTCCATCTGGTTATGGGGGCAAGGAGGTGCACCTGCTTTTCCTCTATTTAAGGATCTGTATGGGAAAACCGGAGCTATCATCTCTGCAGTAGATCTTGTAAAAGGGATCGGCATTTATGCAGGCTTTGATATTATTAATGTGCCTGGAGCAACCGGTTATCTTGATACCAATTACAAAGGAAAAGCAGAATACGCACTGGAAGCTCTAAAGAACCATGATTTTGTTATCGTGCATGTAGAAGCACCGGATGAGGCCGGGCACATGGGTGATACAAAAGCTAAGATCCAGGCCATCGAGGATTTTGATGAAAAGGTTGTTGGAACCGTATTGCAAGGTACAAAGACTATGGAAGAAGATGTGACCATCCTTGTAATGCCAGATCATCCGACACCGGTGCATCTCAGAACACATACCTCTGAGCCTATACCATTTGCCATCTATTCAACAAACGAAAAACAACCCGATAATGCCAGAGCATTCAATGAAGTTGATGTAAGAGCAGGCTCCTATGGTGTAGTTTACGCGGCAGATTTGGTAAAGACCATGCTCCAAAGGCACATCTAA